The segment tcactgccattatgaaGCCTGGaaaagccaggatattttttaatataactccgattgtattcatctgaaagaagaaagtcatatacaccttggatgtcttaagggtgagtaattcatggggtaactttcatttttgggtgaactatccctttcaaatTAGACTGAATTAAACTTCAGCTAATGCCATTCTttcaaaccaaaaattaaaacaaaaacacggCTTGACAAAACCAATCTACTTTTATACTCAGTTCTTGGCTTCGGTAAGGACAATATTAGCCGTCACAAACATTAGGCAGAACGTTGCCCACAATATCACAAACCAAACCCAGAACGTATGATGGAAAGGTGACCGGTGCTTATTTACAGCATCCCTTCCCAAAACGGGCTCTAAATGACGGCGactaaaaaaaactaagaagGCCGGGATGATATACTGAATGCCTGTTCCGGCATACGCCCCAGTGATACCCACAAGCGCCTCCAGATCGTGAGTACAGAAGGCCACGATAACAGGCGGCACTATAGTAATGAGTGGGAATACGATACGGTCCACCACCCAAGGGTATGTGCCGCCGTCCCGATGGAAGAGTGTTTTCCAGTTGTTGCGTAGCGTGACTGCTATTATGGGAAAGTTGGTGCTAATGGTGAAGACGGGAAAGAGGCCCAGGAAGTAGCGCAAGACTGGAATGCTCAGGACGTCGCAGTTATCTGTGAAATTTAAAGTGTACATGTCTCGCAGCAGAGAACTGTCAAAGCAGAATATGGCCGTGAGGGACAGCAGGCTGTAGAAGCACAGGATGAGGATATAGTCGGCCATGACCAAGGCGCTCATGCGCTGCTTGTCGGAGATGGGCGTCACGAGCGAGGGCAGCGAGTGCTGGCACATGAAGGAGTAGACGCAGACGCCGAAGAGGTTGGGCACACCTGAGATCTGAGCCACCGTTGGGTGACCCTCACCGTGCCCCTTGCCAATACGAATCAAAGCCAGGATGATCATCATGGTGAACGCTGAAACACACAAAGAGACTCATGTAAAATTATTATAGAAAATCATGTAACGTCATAACTAAATGAAGAGCTAGTGTATTCTATTGTATTTAAAGCACATTATAGaccaaaaaaaaatgctttgggGATATTTGGTTATTGGTTTGTCATGTTGTTTCAGACTAGTGTAAAGAAAACTTGCCTCTgtctttaaaggctgttttcttcaAATGTGTTTACATGTTCCCCTGCCAGCGTTTTTGAAAAAAGTTGTCAGCCACCgacagcatttttgatcattttcacaAAAATTTAATGGCCCTCCAGAGGCTTtacttttaaacaaaacaaaaaaataaatctgttttattctagcttcaagcATTCTTTTTAAATCAACACTTAAATGTAGgtaagtttaattaaaaaaagcaacATTAAGAAAAAAATCTCATTCTTATTAAATACTATATCTGGATTATATTTAGTATGGCGATCAAAGATAAAATGCAGTAGACTGCTTCCATTAGCACCCCCAAAGCTTGCACGGTCCTATAACACTTCCTGGATAGACATTTCACTCTGTAACATAAGGcagttttcatttatatgctGTTTAATGTTGCCGATCGCATTAATTTTCATATGCATTTGCTTACATATGAGATCGCTCGTTTCTGTGTTGTCCTCGCCTGTGTTTTTGACAGGACCATTCTGGACTCACTCAGGAGATAcgtaatagcgccaccaagtgtatAACAGCGAAAACATGGAAACCTGGAAAATTCAGTTTGGCGGAAAGTGTTTTCTCATAAATAACGAAAAATGCCGTGTTTGGCAGAAGCGTTTTCtcataaataacagaaaattctGTGTTCGCAAAGAAGTGTTGTCTCATAAATAGCacaaaattctgtgtttggcgggaagcactgtctcataaataacagaaaattcAGCAGGGAAGTGACGTCTCATGAATAACGGTAAAATTCGGTGTTAGGTGGGAAGCATCATCACATAAATACCCAGAAAATACAGTGTTTGGCAGGGAATCATTGTCTaataaataacagaaaaattctgtgtttggcagaAACCTAAATAGCTAACTGTTTGACACACATAGGTCAAAACACATAGACGAAGGTCTACATTTCAGTGCCTCTCCATATTAAAGTGGTTAAATGTAAATTAGGGTGTACTAGGCACAGTTGCCTTGAATTATCCCCCCTCCTCACTCCCCTGCCCGGACTGAATTGGACCTTCGCTAAAATTCTGCCtaataaatttataatttatGCAGTGCATTGACTTTCACTTGTATGTATCAGTTTCAGAATTATTACATACAGCTGACATTAATGAAAGAATTTGCAGCTTTACTCGCAATCTATTATTCCTGTTCATCAATAAGGAGAGAACCAGACCCAATATAAACCTAAATATGCTTGATTGAACTAAATTAACTGAAAAGTATagtgtagtagtagtaatagaaTATGTAATGACCAGGGTCAATCAAACTCAGGTACagttttgagtgtcccagaaaagggtatgaatacttatgcaacgggatcttttacgttttttatttctaataaattcgcaaagttgttacaaacctgttttgtgctttgtcattatggtgtatgagatgtagattgatgtggaaaaaaagtaatttaaagcagtttaacataatgctgcaacaaaatgtgaaaaaaatgaaggggtatgaatacttttgcaaggcattgtatttaaacatttcagaaaaaaatgtaagaCAAAAATTAACTGTGGAATGGTATGGTGATATCTATTAGATAAACATTTTACCCTATTTTCCTGGGGTGTCTTGCTTTAATACTGTATATTCATCTCACACATGCGTTTGTCAAGCTGAGATGATTATTTGTTAACACTGTCTGCCTAAAGCCGATTTTAAGAAATAACCGGTTTTTTTTTTGGTAGCCGGAATAGCCAAAAAAGCATGAAATCTGATTTTAACTAAATCAATCCAAGTCTCACAAGGACATGACTTGAAATCCAGTTAAATTGGATTTGAGTAGATCCGTTTCAGCATGAACTGTACGAACAGATATCAAGTTTATCTTCCATCATTTGGGACACGACTAGATGTGGATGTGTAGTGTATGTTTTGTGCTTTGAGTTGTCATGATGGACTTAAGCAGAGGACAAATTCCCAGTTCTGGTCTGTCCACACTGACAGCTTGCTGCTCATATGCCGTGTCTACATTAAAAGCCACTGATGcatcggcgccgatagccttgtgggcagcgcgtcgacatacagcgtcgttgcgctccgggcgtcccgtgtttgaatcccgactcgaggactagaggtcgaccgatgtatcggttttgccgattaatcggcacggATAGTTGTTGGCGGAACtgtcggttatcggcaaaaatccatgccgatagtttttccagATTGCGTTTGCTGAAGCAGCTCACGCTCCGCTCCACTGTCATAGAGTTTGAGAGGTTCAGTCCTACACCAATGTtcaatgtcaggattgttaccatatatttgcattgatttatatcaagctggtcatattgttagccagcaaagttgcagatttaaagaggTGATGTGAGAAAGCCAACattgttcattcagccgacagaatcctgcAGCGCCACAGCGCGTCAtttatagttttacattacatatctgtcccaaatcgttgttaatgtttatatatatatatatatatatatatatatatatatatatatatatatatatatatatatatatagtaaaacagataacacattttcttaaatggctacaacaatatagatcgcactttctctttccgtttgatctgctgtttaaactaatctttgctgcttttttgatcattcttgaagtaaacatttgccagtttggtgattaaataaaccgttttagatttctgcttgaactacacgatgcgtcctgtgtgtgtgtgtgtgtgtgtgtgtgtgtgtgtgtgtgtgtgtgtgtgtgtgtgtgtttgtgatacctgcgagttgtccgcgcaacgcagtgctgcacttttgcccggtttcattaagggtgggtgaaaaattgattctccgatgcatcgcaatcctctcttcaaggagcttgtgttttttcccccatatggcacgtgtgcgcgccagAAACACAGCAGGTTTCATTGCACAGAATTGGCACTGTGAGATACGTGctcattgcttgacagtgtgtgcttccaccctttattgatcaatatataattaataattaatttcaaaaactatcggttaattaatcggtatcggccagtgtggtccaacctagctatcggtatcggtaaaaaccaatatcggtcgacctctatagaggacctttcccgatcccgcccccccatctctctcccactttgcttcctgttatgtctgatctgtcctatcataataaaggcaaaaatgccaaaaaataaatcttaaaaaaaaaaaaaaaaaacactgatgcaACTTGTGTCTGTCAACACTGTGACTTGATGCACAGCTTTCTATGCCTACAATGTTTAACAACCACAGGCCAATCAGCAGTAAGATCACACCAAAACATTAGCCAGAACTCCAAAGTATAAAAAGTTGACTTTCggtcatttaaatatattaaaactttgaTTTGTCAATAGAAGGGGCATTACCGTGGTCAATAAGATTTATTCTGTCTCTTATGCTAGCACATATTTGTGCACAACATATGTGCCAATGGACATACATTAACACTGACTGTGGGTTGGGTTTGACTAATTGGTTTGCACACAGAAACAGCCACAGGTCAAACTCAAGAGTAAAGCCCTATTAAGCCCCCTTATTATTAAGTCTCCTAACTCTaacctatttattttatttaagcttttCACTATTTCTATAACACTGAATTTATAAagagtgaaaaaaataaagtgtttGACTTTCCGTATTAAATTACAGATTCTGTAATCTGATCAATGTTGCAATCAATGCTGAACAAGATGAGATCGTTAAGGCTCTAATGGCCTGCTGGAAAATGCTGAGCTGGTTAGACTGGACCAATAACTTGTCTAGGCGATGTTCCCTGCGTGGACAACCAGGTAGAGAAACACTGGTGGTTAAAATCCAAAACGAAAAGCTCTCTCTTCTATTGTATTGTACAGACAGCTGACGTGCAATTAATTGGAGGTGTTCCCGACAGCAGTGCTGACCCAAAGGTCTCCATTAGCATTAAAGGTGTCCACATATGCTCATTCAGTGTTTGAGAAAGATGCATTCTTCCTGGCAGGAGTAAAACATTCTGGCAGCAAACAAGGGGCAGAGTGCATGTCACACTAATCTCAGTCTATTAACCAAGGGTAAGATGCATGTAAGGGGAATAAATAATTCACTAGTCGCAAATAACAAACAACATAATCGCAGTGATGTTGTAGTAAAAGGGTACGTGTCTTAAGAGAGAGTGCATGATGCCAGAAAAACTACAAATTGCCTTATTTCAAGTGCACAAATAAGCAAATAACTATTATAAATGACTTTAGAAAGGCCTTGAAAGTAATCAAAATGCAGGATTAAGTGGAGAAAAAAGCAGAAAACACTAAATCCATAATGTGAGAGACAGGTCTCATTTGTACACCAAACCAACAAGGCATCTGTCCCATgtgaacaaaattaaataaaacatgagcCTGGACTACAAAACATAAGGGTAGGTTTTGTtaattgggatttatacatcttttaagctgaataaataagctttccattgatgtatggtttgttaggaccaatatttggtcgagatacaattattttagAATCtagaatctgggggtgcaaaaaaaataaaataaaaaaatctaaattttgaagaaaaatatatatataaattaataaatgcatttaaagttgtctaaatggagtttttagcaatgcatattactaatcaaaaattaagttttgatatatttacggtaggaaatttgcgaaatatcttcatggaacatgatatttacctaatatcctaatgatatttggcataaaaagaaaataaattattttgacccatacaatgtattttttggctatagctacaaatatacccatactacttaaatcaaatcagtaatattttaaagaattattacagtttaaaactggtcatgagtgtcacatgatccttctatatatttatagtacaatataatatcatgtaatgtaatataaattaTTACAGTTCAAAAGGTCAGtaggattttaaaatgtttttgtaagaaGTCTCCTATTCCGACTAAGGTTGCATTTAGTTGATAAAAATATAGTAATTCAATAATATTTGAAAaattttattacagtttaaaaccattcgagtgtcacttgatccttcagaaattctaaaattctgatCTGCTTCTTAAAATACATGTATCATtataactataatataatataataaacagtTGCGCTGTTTTTtttatggaaactgtgatacattatgtaattatttaattaatatactgtataatgaaagtataatataatacaatataataaatacggttcaaaaggacagcatttTTTTTGccattctttgatgaaaagaaagttcaaaagcacagcatttatttgaaactctccaaaataaataaattatatatttcagtaagatacacttttgactggtagtgtacgtttatatattaaatattaaaataaataaataacataaatataaatatcaaatAATAATATTAGAAATACACATCGGTTACGCTATAGAAACACTGTACCACAACAGACATGTCAGCTAAGAAAGGACGGTAAAATATAGTACACAAAGCCAAAGGCAAACAACTGCATTAACAGGTAACCTTCATTGTGCGATATGCTTAATATAGCAAAACAGATATGCAAGAGCTTGACTAGAGGACAAACATAGGCACACACAATAATGGGACTGCAAATCACTGGGGGAAACGTCAGAGACAGATAATATAACCGAAGAACCAACC is part of the Garra rufa chromosome 1, GarRuf1.0, whole genome shotgun sequence genome and harbors:
- the LOC141324851 gene encoding transmembrane protein 104-like, whose amino-acid sequence is MPGGITETGEPYSPFVGLVYMFNLIVGTGALTMPKAFAAAGWVVSVSLISFLAFMSFMTTTFVIEAMAAANAQLRWKRREQEEINDSDSSSDYSDDEVIIRGRSEPVETRPILSVQRAANIDHFDIVERVEMGQMASMFFNKVGVNMFYICIIVYLYGDLAIYAAAVPVSLMEVACGNHSCSAGSVKYNDTESCWGPVRRKDAYRVFLATFTLLLGPFTFFNAQKTKYLQILTSLMRWIAFTMMIILALIRIGKGHGEGHPTVAQISGVPNLFGVCVYSFMCQHSLPSLVTPISDKQRMSALVMADYILILCFYSLLSLTAIFCFDSSLLRDMYTLNFTDNCDVLSIPVLRYFLGLFPVFTISTNFPIIAVTLRNNWKTLFHRDGGTYPWVVDRIVFPLITIVPPVIVAFCTHDLEALVGITGAYAGTGIQYIIPAFLVFFSRRHLEPVLGRDAVNKHRSPFHHTFWVWFVILWATFCLMFVTANIVLTEAKN